Proteins encoded within one genomic window of bacterium:
- a CDS encoding glycosyltransferase family 2 protein — protein MQLNVADAKNGNWMAPFQIHSAATGHGGIGLNGDLGYEDLPVTNSPDFRWTVSAHANSRFELVVHEHVEVRGFLNGSASFFDGARFKINGQLLGSVYQAHDVTDSIELPPGKYVLEIEGYGSNRYGHTVWGMDKPGTIRRPPIHYVSIGAICKDENHQIVDWIRHHLSIGVSHIYLLDNESRVPLATTIAGAGLSGHVTVERFTSTAPDVQTNAYLYLLRKYGPECRWMALIDTDEYVVVKISPCLPRFLLAYEDYGAVKVRWMMFGSNGHTDFQPDPMTAYTDCYEDPHFKSIVQPRFVIAVSTLFLRKGSESLAVLREDLLRTLRNYFIVMESDVIPQCSNLLDNFKEVTDQADLIGGVYYSGWKPAQAFDAANNQLKPVPHALSGCTLYKRAVIEQFQFRWSAENLGAFPDEGMCHDAGKVFKIADYWKIKCAHSEKPTCGREQEDIR, from the coding sequence ATGCAACTCAATGTCGCCGACGCGAAAAACGGGAACTGGATGGCGCCTTTTCAAATTCACTCCGCGGCGACCGGCCATGGCGGCATCGGCTTAAACGGTGATCTGGGCTATGAGGATCTTCCGGTGACCAACTCGCCGGATTTCCGGTGGACGGTTTCCGCGCATGCGAACTCCCGGTTTGAACTCGTCGTCCACGAACACGTGGAAGTCCGCGGTTTCCTCAACGGCAGCGCCAGCTTCTTCGACGGGGCCAGGTTCAAAATCAATGGTCAGCTCCTGGGCAGCGTCTATCAGGCTCATGACGTGACCGACTCGATCGAACTGCCCCCCGGGAAATATGTGTTGGAAATCGAGGGCTATGGTTCGAATCGCTATGGACACACGGTGTGGGGCATGGACAAGCCCGGCACGATCCGGCGGCCCCCTATCCACTACGTGTCAATCGGAGCGATCTGCAAGGACGAGAACCACCAAATCGTGGATTGGATCCGCCACCACCTTTCCATCGGGGTCTCCCATATTTACCTGCTGGACAATGAAAGCAGGGTCCCGCTGGCAACCACGATCGCCGGGGCAGGGCTCTCCGGGCATGTTACTGTCGAACGTTTCACGAGCACGGCGCCCGACGTCCAGACCAACGCCTATCTCTACCTATTGCGGAAATACGGCCCGGAGTGCCGCTGGATGGCCCTGATCGACACCGACGAGTATGTCGTCGTCAAGATTTCGCCGTGCCTGCCCCGCTTCCTCCTAGCCTATGAAGACTATGGCGCGGTCAAGGTCCGCTGGATGATGTTCGGATCGAATGGTCACACCGATTTCCAGCCGGATCCGATGACGGCTTACACTGATTGTTACGAGGACCCCCATTTCAAGAGCATCGTCCAACCTCGCTTCGTGATCGCGGTGTCCACTTTGTTTCTCCGCAAGGGATCGGAGTCCCTGGCCGTGCTGCGTGAAGACCTCCTGCGTACGCTGCGGAATTATTTCATCGTCATGGAGTCCGACGTGATTCCGCAGTGCTCGAACCTGCTGGACAACTTCAAGGAAGTCACGGACCAAGCCGACCTCATCGGCGGCGTGTACTACAGCGGCTGGAAGCCCGCGCAGGCATTCGACGCAGCGAACAATCAACTGAAGCCCGTGCCGCATGCGCTGTCGGGCTGTACTCTCTACAAGCGCGCAGTAATCGAACAATTCCAGTTCCGCTGGTCTGCGGAGAACCTCGGCGCCTTCCCGGATGAGGGGATGTGCCACGACGCCGGCAAGGTGTTCAAGATCGCCGATTACTGGAAGATCAAATGTGCTCATTCTGAGAAGCCCACGTGCGGACGCGAACAGGAGGACATCCGGTGA
- a CDS encoding class I SAM-dependent methyltransferase, translating to MRFVPPLKAGPWAGHCEFAGWIVEHHRPQTIVELGVWHGCSFLSFCEAVTVFGVDCECYGVDTWEGDEHAGYYGADSTVYDGFALKAHAFKCASWFRTTFDEAATLFQPGQIDLLHIDGLHTYEAVKHDFETWLHLLSERAVVLLHDINVPENPTFGVGKFFDELKATYMTFEMPWSHGLGVVRVGPGALHELFEGDPCGLLVKFAERA from the coding sequence GTGAGATTCGTACCACCGTTGAAAGCGGGGCCGTGGGCTGGGCACTGTGAGTTTGCTGGCTGGATTGTGGAGCATCACCGGCCGCAGACGATCGTGGAGCTTGGCGTCTGGCATGGTTGCAGCTTCCTGTCTTTCTGCGAAGCCGTGACCGTCTTCGGGGTGGACTGCGAATGCTACGGCGTGGACACGTGGGAAGGAGACGAGCATGCGGGATATTACGGTGCGGACTCCACGGTCTATGATGGGTTCGCGCTCAAGGCACACGCCTTCAAGTGCGCATCATGGTTTAGGACGACGTTTGACGAAGCGGCCACCTTGTTTCAGCCCGGACAGATCGACCTTCTTCACATCGACGGATTGCACACTTACGAGGCCGTGAAGCACGACTTTGAAACGTGGCTCCACTTGCTGTCCGAACGAGCAGTGGTGTTGCTCCATGACATCAACGTGCCGGAGAACCCGACCTTTGGAGTCGGCAAGTTTTTTGACGAGCTGAAAGCGACATACATGACGTTCGAAATGCCATGGTCCCACGGGCTTGGCGTGGTGCGCGTTGGTCCCGGAGCTCTTCACGAATTGTTCGAGGGCGATCCGTGCGGGCTGCTGGTCAAGTTTGCAGAAAGGGCTTAG